From a region of the Pseudanabaena sp. ABRG5-3 genome:
- a CDS encoding protein adenylyltransferase SelO, which yields MSHPSNPFLNLNYEPAIESLADYHDVVTAAEFPLHKLRWRNDDILPTLGLETSQVSDDDFIEAFGHFRAVRPFLALRYHGYQFGEYNPQLGDGRGFIYGQVRGLDGELYDFGTKGSGRTPYSRTADGRLTLKGGVREIIASEALHRMGVKTSRCLSLVETGEELYRGDEPSPTRSSVMVRFSRSHIRFGTFERLRWIGRDDLARKLLDHVLQVYYPHIWGKENQDSIFYLELVERVAKLCAQWMAVGFCHAVLNTDNMSITGESFDYGPFAFIPTYDPRFTAAYFDYAGRYSYANQPAACYWNLEKLQDPLSMVMDKDDMQSSLQKFKDFYRDAYCEMMLKRLGFASLSEPETEDLIGATLELLSSVQAIGYNQFFVKLRQSFQPNWREDAGNIFADHDWELTEAQLPLLGKWREVYHQLLIRQPIAELENIAKQLQQANPTIIFLRPKIEEVWERITVDDDWQPFYDAIAQLKI from the coding sequence ATGAGTCACCCTAGTAACCCTTTCCTTAATCTCAACTACGAACCTGCGATCGAATCCCTAGCAGACTATCACGATGTCGTTACTGCTGCCGAATTTCCACTTCATAAATTGAGGTGGCGTAATGATGATATTTTACCAACTCTAGGGCTTGAAACCTCACAGGTAAGCGATGATGACTTTATCGAAGCCTTTGGACATTTTCGTGCTGTGCGTCCATTCTTAGCCCTGCGCTATCACGGCTATCAATTTGGCGAATATAACCCCCAACTCGGCGATGGACGGGGATTTATCTATGGACAGGTGCGTGGTCTTGATGGTGAACTCTATGATTTTGGAACTAAAGGATCAGGTCGTACTCCCTATTCCCGTACTGCGGATGGTCGGCTGACCCTCAAGGGTGGCGTGCGCGAGATCATTGCCTCAGAAGCCCTCCATCGGATGGGTGTCAAAACTTCCCGATGCCTTAGCCTCGTTGAGACTGGCGAAGAACTCTATCGTGGTGATGAACCTTCGCCCACTCGATCATCGGTAATGGTGCGCTTTTCGCGATCGCATATTCGCTTCGGTACATTCGAGCGATTGCGCTGGATTGGACGCGATGATCTTGCGCGGAAACTACTCGACCATGTTTTGCAGGTTTACTACCCTCATATCTGGGGCAAAGAGAATCAAGATAGTATCTTTTATTTGGAACTAGTGGAACGAGTTGCCAAGCTTTGCGCTCAATGGATGGCAGTAGGATTTTGCCATGCAGTTCTCAATACCGATAATATGTCGATTACAGGGGAAAGTTTTGATTATGGACCTTTTGCCTTTATTCCCACCTACGATCCGCGTTTTACGGCAGCATATTTTGACTATGCAGGACGCTATAGCTATGCCAATCAACCTGCCGCTTGCTATTGGAACCTAGAAAAGCTGCAAGATCCCCTCAGTATGGTGATGGACAAAGATGATATGCAATCCTCCTTGCAGAAATTCAAAGACTTTTATCGGGATGCCTATTGCGAAATGATGCTGAAGCGATTGGGCTTTGCCAGTCTATCTGAACCTGAAACTGAGGACTTAATCGGCGCAACCTTGGAACTATTGTCAAGTGTGCAAGCGATCGGTTATAACCAGTTCTTCGTCAAGCTCCGTCAATCTTTTCAGCCCAATTGGCGCGAAGATGCAGGTAATATTTTTGCTGATCATGATTGGGAACTTACCGAGGCGCAGTTGCCCTTATTAGGGAAATGGCGAGAGGTTTACCATCAACTACTGATTCGTCAACCGATCGCAGAATTAGAAAATATCGCCAAGCAACTCCAGCAAGCAAATCCTACAATCATTTTCCTACGTCCCAAAATTGAGGAGGTTTGGGAACGGATTACCGTTGATGATGATTGGCAACCCTTTTACGATGCGATCGCTCAATTAAAAATTTAG
- a CDS encoding RluA family pseudouridine synthase has translation MTHIEEISGEILDASAIILGSEGDQVSYWYEGICPYSGKLLRLPRTWQAEAIAKRLMQELSSIYPENAEGKMYGVLIAELSRGERLILKAFSGLLNGKSHLEGWVPPIAGREKVALEESMTLSKLAAIKRELIELSEIPERREYEQKSQEYATQLQALRDRHQVSKQERQVKRSQLLASLTGKDLEIALKDLDRESQREKIARRDFRRERDQVLLPLKAIIVAADSKMQILKQQRRELSRTLQTQMHKAYVLTNFAGETRSLRELITEGAMPTGMGDCCAPKLLHYAATHELIPLAMAEFWWGNPSPDGYKIQGEFYGACVERCQPLMGFLLSGRKSTSAPLFKERENQVPLFKRDLGESLPIIYDDEYLIAIAKPPELLSIPGRYLDTQDSVLSRLRQSFGADVPIYPVHRLDRQTSGILLFARDLEALRSLSKQFQKREIHKIYEALLSGKIEREQGIIDLPLWGNPENRPYQQVDWPRGKPSVTKFRLLGQVGNYSRIEFIPLTGRTHQLRVHSADPQGLGIPILGDRLYGCLAATSRLHLHARELTFKHPRSQEYIHLHIPVPF, from the coding sequence GTGACTCATATCGAGGAAATAAGCGGAGAAATATTAGATGCTTCTGCCATAATACTTGGTTCAGAGGGCGATCAGGTAAGCTATTGGTATGAAGGAATTTGTCCCTATAGCGGTAAATTATTGCGTTTACCAAGAACTTGGCAAGCGGAGGCGATCGCTAAAAGGCTGATGCAGGAACTTAGTAGCATTTATCCCGAAAATGCAGAAGGAAAAATGTATGGAGTATTAATAGCAGAATTATCAAGGGGTGAAAGATTAATTTTAAAGGCTTTTTCGGGGTTATTAAATGGCAAAAGCCATCTCGAAGGATGGGTTCCTCCCATTGCAGGTCGAGAGAAAGTTGCCCTTGAAGAATCCATGACTTTAAGCAAATTAGCGGCAATTAAACGGGAATTAATCGAATTAAGTGAAATTCCTGAACGTCGGGAATATGAGCAAAAATCTCAGGAATATGCCACCCAGTTGCAAGCTTTGCGTGATCGCCATCAAGTTTCTAAACAAGAACGACAAGTTAAGCGATCGCAATTACTAGCATCCTTAACAGGAAAAGATTTGGAAATTGCACTCAAGGATTTGGATAGGGAAAGTCAAAGGGAAAAAATAGCAAGACGTGATTTTAGACGCGAGCGCGATCAGGTTCTGTTGCCCTTAAAAGCAATTATTGTTGCGGCTGACAGCAAAATGCAAATTCTCAAACAACAACGCCGCGAGTTATCACGCACTTTGCAAACCCAAATGCACAAGGCCTATGTGTTAACTAATTTCGCAGGAGAAACGCGATCGCTACGGGAATTAATTACGGAAGGAGCAATGCCCACAGGAATGGGAGATTGTTGCGCTCCCAAGTTACTACACTATGCCGCAACCCATGAACTGATACCTCTAGCGATGGCAGAGTTTTGGTGGGGAAATCCTTCACCCGATGGTTATAAAATTCAAGGCGAGTTTTATGGTGCTTGTGTAGAGCGCTGTCAGCCATTAATGGGATTTTTATTGTCAGGAAGAAAATCCACCTCGGCTCCCCTTTTTAAGGAAAGAGAAAATCAAGTCCCCCTTTTTAAGAGGGATTTAGGGGAATCTCTTCCAATTATCTATGACGATGAGTACCTAATAGCGATCGCGAAACCGCCAGAACTTCTCTCTATCCCCGGACGGTATCTAGATACTCAAGACAGCGTGCTAAGCCGATTACGTCAATCCTTCGGTGCAGATGTTCCCATTTATCCAGTACATCGCCTTGATCGCCAAACTTCAGGTATTTTATTATTTGCCCGTGATTTGGAAGCTCTTCGCAGTTTGAGTAAACAATTTCAAAAGCGCGAAATCCACAAAATTTATGAAGCATTGCTATCAGGCAAGATTGAGCGTGAGCAGGGGATAATTGATTTACCTCTGTGGGGTAATCCCGAAAATCGCCCCTATCAACAGGTAGACTGGCCGAGGGGTAAGCCTAGCGTGACCAAGTTTCGCTTGCTAGGGCAGGTCGGGAATTATTCACGGATAGAATTTATTCCTTTAACAGGGCGAACTCATCAATTGCGAGTTCACTCTGCCGATCCTCAAGGTTTAGGAATACCGATTTTAGGCGATCGCCTGTACGGTTGTCTTGCTGCAACAAGTCGCCTACATCTCCATGCGCGGGAGTTAACGTTCAAACATCCGCGATCGCAAGAGTATATCCACTTGCACATACCTGTTCCCTTTTAA